The proteins below are encoded in one region of Arenibacter algicola:
- the galE gene encoding UDP-glucose 4-epimerase GalE: MKILVTGGLGFIGSHTTVELQNKGYEVIIIDDLSNSTEKVLDGIVAITGKRPIFEKIDLKERSKVEDFFKRHQDVAGVIHFAASKAVGESVEKPLLYYENNIGTLVYLLKELSQKNKSSFIFSSSCTVYGQADKMPITESAPVKPAESPYGNTKQMGEEIIRDTCKVTPGINAIALRYFNPMGAHPSGEIGELPIGVPQNLVPFITQTGMGIREQLSVFGDDYPTEDGTCIRDYIHVVDLAKAHVVALERLLNGKNQDNYEVFNVGTGKGSSVLEVIKSFEKVSGKKLNYKIVDRRPGDITSAYADTTKANKVLGWKAESTLDEAMKSAWLWEEKIRK, from the coding sequence ATGAAAATACTCGTAACGGGAGGCTTGGGATTTATAGGTTCCCATACCACGGTAGAATTACAGAATAAAGGCTATGAAGTAATTATTATTGACGATCTGTCCAATTCAACCGAAAAGGTCTTGGACGGTATAGTGGCCATTACGGGGAAGCGACCAATTTTTGAGAAAATAGATCTGAAAGAAAGGTCAAAAGTGGAGGATTTTTTTAAAAGACATCAGGATGTTGCCGGCGTTATTCATTTTGCGGCATCCAAGGCCGTTGGTGAAAGCGTGGAAAAACCATTGTTGTACTACGAGAACAATATAGGTACTTTGGTTTACTTGCTTAAAGAACTTTCCCAAAAAAACAAATCCAGTTTCATCTTTAGTTCGTCATGTACAGTGTACGGACAGGCCGATAAGATGCCCATAACCGAAAGTGCACCGGTAAAGCCGGCGGAATCGCCCTATGGAAATACCAAACAAATGGGGGAGGAAATAATTCGTGATACCTGCAAGGTAACACCGGGCATAAATGCTATTGCCCTTAGATACTTCAATCCAATGGGAGCACATCCCAGCGGGGAAATAGGGGAATTGCCAATTGGTGTTCCTCAAAATTTGGTTCCCTTTATTACCCAAACGGGCATGGGTATCAGGGAGCAACTTTCCGTTTTTGGTGACGATTACCCTACCGAGGATGGTACCTGTATTAGGGATTATATTCATGTGGTAGACCTGGCCAAGGCCCACGTTGTGGCGTTGGAAAGATTACTGAACGGCAAGAACCAGGATAATTATGAAGTGTTCAATGTAGGGACAGGGAAAGGCAGTTCGGTTTTGGAGGTTATTAAAAGCTTCGAAAAAGTGTCCGGAAAAAAATTGAACTATAAAATTGTTGATAGAAGACCTGGTGATATCACTTCTGCCTATGCGGATACCACCAAGGCAAACAAAGTTTTAGGCTGGAAGGCGGAATCTACTCTGGATGAAGCCATGAAGTCGGCCTGGCTTTGGGAAGAAAAAATTAGGAAATAA
- a CDS encoding alpha-ketoglutarate decarboxylase produces the protein MLNRHSLKKSVILCVFFTAFWGLGYSQPTPGNSDFWNQVYFGGNLGLGFGNNSFNASISPSAIYQANEQFGVGLGVNFNYAKFRNAKLVAYGGSVLSLFNPIRALQLSAEMEQLRVYRVLELDGGNQEENYWSPALFLGIGYGNRNVTVGIRYNVLHDQQRSIYADAFMPFVRVYF, from the coding sequence ATGTTAAATCGTCATTCCTTAAAAAAAAGCGTGATTTTATGTGTTTTTTTCACGGCATTTTGGGGCTTAGGTTACTCGCAACCCACCCCAGGGAATTCCGATTTTTGGAACCAGGTATATTTTGGAGGCAATTTAGGCCTCGGTTTTGGCAATAATTCCTTCAATGCATCTATCTCTCCCAGTGCCATTTACCAAGCCAACGAGCAATTCGGGGTAGGATTGGGAGTCAACTTCAACTATGCCAAATTTCGCAATGCAAAATTAGTGGCTTATGGAGGCAGTGTACTTTCCTTGTTCAATCCAATTCGTGCATTACAACTTTCTGCCGAAATGGAACAGCTTAGGGTATATCGTGTACTTGAACTTGACGGTGGCAACCAGGAAGAAAATTATTGGTCACCGGCCTTGTTTCTGGGTATAGGTTACGGCAATAGGAATGTAACCGTGGGCATACGATACAATGTTTTGCACGACCAACAAAGAAGTATTTATGCCGATGCCTTTATGCCCTTTGTAAGGGTATATTTTTAA
- a CDS encoding DegT/DnrJ/EryC1/StrS family aminotransferase: MRKIQMVDLKGQYEVIKDEVNASISNVLETSAFINGPEVHAFQKELEDYLGVKHVIPCANGTDALQIAMMGLGLKPGDEVITADFTFAATVEVIALLQLTPVLVDVEPDSFNIDPAALEKAITPKTKAIVPVHLFGQCANMDAVLEIAERHKLFVIEDNAQAIGADYTFKNGTKQKAGTMGHVAATSFFPSKNLGCYGDGGAIFTNDDELAHTLRGIVNHGMYERYHHDVVGVNSRLDSIQAAVLRSKLSRLDAYNASRRAAARKYSKAFEGNKNIIVPQMANSCTEICATCDCHVFHQYTLRILNGKRDELVKHLAEKQIPCGVYYPIPLHRQKAYLDERYNEKDFPVTNQLVKEVISLPMHTELDDEQISFITQTINQFIGGL, encoded by the coding sequence ATGAGGAAAATTCAAATGGTAGACCTAAAGGGTCAATATGAAGTCATAAAGGATGAAGTAAATGCCTCTATTTCCAATGTTTTGGAAACGTCCGCATTTATTAATGGCCCCGAAGTACATGCCTTTCAAAAGGAATTGGAGGACTATTTGGGGGTGAAGCACGTTATTCCCTGTGCCAATGGTACCGATGCCCTACAAATAGCTATGATGGGCTTGGGCTTAAAACCAGGTGATGAGGTAATAACGGCCGATTTTACCTTTGCAGCTACGGTAGAGGTGATTGCACTGTTACAACTTACCCCGGTCTTGGTAGACGTTGAGCCCGATAGTTTCAATATAGATCCCGCAGCCCTGGAAAAAGCAATTACTCCTAAAACCAAGGCTATAGTACCTGTTCATCTTTTTGGCCAATGTGCCAATATGGATGCAGTTCTAGAAATTGCAGAAAGACATAAGCTATTTGTTATAGAGGATAATGCACAGGCCATTGGGGCTGATTATACTTTTAAAAATGGAACAAAACAGAAAGCTGGAACTATGGGACATGTTGCGGCAACCTCATTTTTCCCTTCCAAGAACTTAGGTTGTTATGGGGATGGCGGAGCTATTTTTACCAATGATGATGAACTGGCGCATACCCTGAGGGGAATTGTAAACCACGGGATGTACGAGCGCTACCATCACGATGTAGTGGGGGTCAACTCCAGGTTGGACTCTATTCAGGCAGCGGTTTTACGTTCCAAGTTGTCCCGACTGGACGCTTATAATGCCAGTAGGAGGGCAGCGGCAAGAAAATATTCCAAGGCCTTTGAGGGAAATAAAAATATTATTGTTCCCCAAATGGCCAATTCCTGTACCGAGATTTGTGCAACCTGCGATTGTCATGTGTTCCATCAATATACCTTAAGGATTTTAAACGGCAAACGTGATGAATTGGTAAAGCATTTGGCGGAAAAACAAATTCCATGTGGGGTGTATTATCCCATTCCTTTACACAGGCAAAAAGCCTATTTGGATGAACGTTATAATGAGAAGGATTTTCCGGTAACCAATCAATTGGTCAAGGAGGTAATTTCATTGCCAATGCACACCGAACTGGACGACGAGCAAATTAGTTTTATCACCCAAACCATTAACCAGTTTATTGGAGGGTTATAG
- a CDS encoding 3-deoxy-D-manno-octulosonic acid transferase, producing the protein MAANGIYIKKRILAPNEDSVFAIYNFAVQLSALFLKLIALFHPKIKLFVDGRKEVMSYLKKNISERDSIIWVHTASLGEFEQGLPIIEQLKQNYPEYRILVTFFSPSGYEVKKNTAAADLVTYLPMDTKKNAIEFLDLVNPKLVIFVKYEIWPNYLRALSQRNIPTLLISALFKENQIYFKSYGGFMRKALHNFTHIFVQDTKSIELLSKINIKNTAISGDTRFDRVIEILERDNNLAFMENFKNGAKTLVAGSTWPDDEEVLVPYINTGESSLKFVLAPHNIKPEHINKLKSSINKKTILYSELENKDLSAYEVLIIDTIGLLTKIYSYAEISYVGGGFATGLHNTLEPAVYGIPVIIGPSFKGFKEAEDLVNKGGVLVVKSPAEFFTLVNDLLKDEEHLKRTGDINSTYVSENKGASIQIMAYVRTLI; encoded by the coding sequence TTGGCAGCCAATGGAATTTATATAAAGAAACGTATTTTAGCCCCAAACGAAGATTCTGTGTTTGCCATATATAATTTTGCCGTACAATTATCCGCTCTTTTCCTGAAATTGATTGCTTTGTTCCACCCAAAAATTAAACTTTTCGTAGATGGGCGGAAGGAGGTAATGTCCTATTTAAAGAAAAATATTTCAGAGAGAGATTCTATAATATGGGTACACACGGCCTCCTTGGGCGAATTTGAACAAGGCCTTCCTATAATAGAACAGTTAAAGCAAAATTATCCCGAATATCGAATATTGGTGACCTTTTTTTCTCCTTCTGGCTATGAGGTCAAAAAAAATACCGCAGCGGCCGATTTGGTTACCTACCTCCCTATGGACACCAAAAAAAACGCTATAGAATTCTTGGATCTTGTCAATCCCAAGTTGGTCATTTTTGTCAAGTACGAAATTTGGCCCAATTATTTGAGGGCCTTATCCCAAAGGAACATCCCCACCCTATTGATCTCCGCCCTATTTAAGGAAAATCAAATATACTTTAAAAGTTACGGTGGTTTCATGAGAAAAGCCCTCCACAACTTCACCCATATTTTTGTTCAGGATACCAAATCCATTGAATTATTAAGTAAAATCAACATCAAGAATACCGCTATTAGTGGGGACACCAGATTTGATAGGGTTATTGAAATTCTTGAAAGGGATAATAACCTAGCCTTTATGGAAAATTTTAAAAATGGGGCAAAGACCTTGGTGGCCGGCAGCACTTGGCCCGATGATGAAGAGGTCTTGGTTCCTTATATCAATACTGGTGAATCCTCCTTGAAATTTGTTCTTGCCCCTCACAACATTAAACCGGAGCACATCAACAAACTTAAGTCCTCCATCAATAAGAAAACAATACTTTATTCGGAATTGGAGAATAAGGATTTATCTGCCTACGAGGTTCTTATTATAGACACTATTGGGCTATTGACCAAAATTTACAGTTACGCGGAAATTTCCTATGTAGGTGGTGGTTTTGCCACCGGATTGCACAATACTTTAGAACCTGCAGTTTACGGTATTCCCGTAATTATTGGCCCGAGCTTTAAAGGATTTAAGGAAGCAGAGGATTTGGTCAATAAGGGTGGAGTATTGGTTGTTAAATCGCCAGCAGAATTCTTCACCCTGGTCAACGACCTGCTAAAAGATGAGGAGCACCTTAAAAGGACAGGGGATATCAACAGCACTTATGTCTCTGAAAATAAAGGGGCAAGCATCCAAATCATGGCATATGTACGTACATTAATTTGA
- a CDS encoding DUF1501 domain-containing protein — MDKDLHINARRDFVKKMAAASLSAATTSIPIASFLSSCNSAPAITSKADTVILLWMAGGMAHTETFDPKAYVPYSKGVESKRVLSTFPKVPTIVDGLHFSEGLESIGSVMDKGAIIRSYKSADLGHILHTRHQYHWHTCYEPPQSVQAPHIGAWIAKELGPVNPVIPPFIAMGQRFTVGEAEELKAFHSAGFLGSEYGPFLIPDPSTGLDSVRPPQGMSLKRFEARYKLYKELANKSKIMEGGSDYQRESLMRSMEQSYRLLNSPEAKVFDLSQEPKEVYDTYNTGRFGLGCLLAKRLAMNGGRFISVSTEYEPFLGWDTHENGHTRAAKMKELIDRPIAQLIKDLDESGHLDRTLIILASEFSRDAIMEGRPGVPVQDQVDQPDIIEDEKFYGMHRHFTDGSSILMWGGGIKKGLVYGKTADERPCSSIENPVVIDQVHQSIYHALGMDPETNYTIEGRPFYTTPDGQGKPILDLFGEPMVT; from the coding sequence ATGGATAAGGATTTACATATCAATGCACGTAGGGATTTTGTGAAAAAGATGGCCGCCGCCAGTCTGTCGGCAGCCACAACCAGTATTCCCATTGCCAGTTTTTTAAGTTCCTGTAATTCGGCACCTGCAATAACCTCCAAAGCGGATACTGTTATATTACTTTGGATGGCGGGAGGTATGGCCCATACGGAAACATTTGACCCCAAGGCATATGTACCTTATTCCAAGGGGGTGGAGAGCAAAAGGGTTTTAAGCACCTTTCCCAAGGTGCCCACTATTGTGGATGGCCTACATTTTTCAGAGGGATTGGAATCTATCGGAAGTGTAATGGACAAAGGAGCCATAATCCGTTCCTATAAATCTGCCGATCTTGGTCATATCCTGCATACGAGACATCAGTACCACTGGCATACCTGTTATGAGCCCCCGCAATCGGTCCAGGCTCCTCACATAGGTGCTTGGATCGCCAAGGAGTTAGGCCCTGTAAATCCTGTTATTCCCCCATTTATTGCCATGGGCCAGCGTTTTACTGTCGGGGAAGCCGAGGAGTTAAAGGCGTTTCATTCCGCTGGGTTTTTAGGGAGTGAATATGGCCCGTTTCTAATACCGGACCCTTCTACAGGTTTGGATAGTGTGAGGCCTCCACAAGGGATGTCACTGAAAAGATTTGAGGCCCGCTATAAACTTTATAAGGAGTTGGCCAATAAGAGCAAGATTATGGAGGGAGGAAGCGATTATCAAAGGGAATCCTTGATGCGATCTATGGAGCAATCTTATCGCTTGCTAAATTCCCCTGAAGCCAAGGTGTTCGATTTGAGCCAGGAACCTAAAGAGGTATATGACACCTACAATACCGGCAGGTTTGGTCTGGGATGTCTATTGGCGAAAAGATTGGCTATGAACGGCGGCAGGTTTATAAGTGTTTCTACGGAATATGAACCTTTCCTTGGCTGGGATACCCATGAAAATGGTCATACCCGTGCAGCGAAAATGAAGGAGTTGATAGATAGGCCTATTGCACAACTAATTAAAGATCTGGACGAGTCCGGGCATTTGGATAGAACATTGATTATTCTGGCCAGTGAATTTAGTAGGGACGCTATAATGGAAGGTCGCCCCGGAGTACCTGTCCAGGACCAAGTGGATCAACCGGATATTATCGAGGATGAAAAATTCTATGGTATGCATAGACATTTTACGGATGGCAGCTCAATTCTTATGTGGGGCGGTGGAATTAAAAAAGGATTGGTCTACGGTAAAACGGCGGATGAACGGCCTTGCTCTTCCATTGAAAACCCTGTAGTGATAGATCAAGTGCATCAATCCATTTATCACGCCTTGGGCATGGATCCAGAAACCAATTATACTATAGAAGGGAGGCCCTTTTACACCACGCCTGATGGGCAGGGGAAACCTATATTGGACTTGTTCGGGGAGCCAATGGTCACCTAG
- a CDS encoding 2-oxoglutarate dehydrogenase E1 component — protein sequence MDKYSFLNAAHTSYFAELYDKYLINPDSVEPSWRAFFQGFDFGMENSMDGMVDELQTAPLSVAGGHEVEVPEKLQKEFQVVRLIDGYRTRGHLFTKTNPVRERRQYFPTLEIGNFGLAPSDLDTTFTAGEILGIGPSTLREIIQHLTSIYCDAIGVEYMYIRNPERVEWIQNWLNVNDNHPKYDADRKKHILKKLNEAVSFEGFLHTKYVGQKRFSLEGNESLIPALDAVVEKAAEMGVEQFVMGMAHRGRLNVLTNIFGKKAKDIFSEFDGKDYEQEIFDGDVKYHLGWTSERKANNGKKIIMNIAPNPSHLETVGAVVEGIARAKQDARYKDDFSKVLPIVVHGDAAIAGQGLVYEVVQMANLDGYKTNGTIHIVVNNQIGFTTNYLDARSSTYCTDVAKVTLSPVLHVNSDDPEAVVHASLFALEFRMRFQRDVFLDLLGYRKYGHNEGDEPRFTQPKLYKAIAKHKNSRDIYAAALIKEGIIGDGFVQELEEQYKASLEEELEDSRKEDKTVITPFMADEWSGYTHVREWEMMDPVDTKYDKKKLTDIAKVLTELPKNKKFLRKVEKLVNDRKAMFFENDTLDWAMGELLAYGTLLEEGYGVRMSGQDVERGTFSHRHAVMKVEESEEEVMLLNHISDKQGTFQIYNSLLSEYGVVGFDYGYAMASPNTLTIWEAQFGDFSNGAQIMIDQYISAAEDKWKLQNGLVMLLPHGYEGQGAEHSSARMERYLQLCARDNMYIADVTTPANMFHLLRRQMKVNFRKPLIVFTPKSLLRHPRAVSTVEEFANGEFQTVIDDATAEVSKIKSMVFCTGKFYYDLLAYKEENNREDVALVRVEQLFPVPTKQMKAIMDKYKNAEDKVWAQEEPRNMGAWGHLTMHFSEAHKLRVASRRFYASPAAGSAVRSKRRHQQVIDYVFDINKNNMGRNPESTDN from the coding sequence ATGGATAAATATTCCTTTTTAAACGCTGCGCATACTTCTTATTTCGCAGAATTATACGATAAGTATTTAATAAATCCCGATAGTGTAGAGCCTAGTTGGAGGGCCTTTTTTCAAGGGTTCGATTTTGGCATGGAAAATTCCATGGATGGGATGGTCGATGAATTGCAGACGGCACCATTGTCTGTGGCTGGTGGTCACGAGGTAGAGGTTCCGGAGAAACTTCAGAAGGAGTTTCAGGTAGTTCGACTCATAGATGGGTACAGGACTAGAGGGCATTTGTTTACCAAAACAAATCCAGTGAGGGAGAGAAGACAGTATTTCCCCACTTTGGAAATTGGGAATTTTGGCCTTGCTCCAAGTGATTTGGATACCACATTTACCGCAGGGGAAATTTTGGGAATAGGCCCTAGCACCTTGCGTGAAATCATACAGCACCTTACAAGCATATATTGTGATGCCATTGGGGTGGAATATATGTATATCAGAAACCCGGAGAGGGTGGAATGGATCCAAAATTGGTTGAATGTCAATGACAATCATCCCAAATACGATGCCGACAGGAAAAAGCATATTCTTAAAAAATTAAATGAGGCGGTTTCCTTCGAAGGATTCCTGCACACCAAATATGTGGGTCAAAAGAGGTTTTCTTTGGAAGGAAATGAATCGTTGATACCGGCATTGGATGCGGTAGTGGAAAAAGCTGCCGAAATGGGGGTGGAGCAATTTGTTATGGGTATGGCCCATAGGGGCCGCTTGAATGTTCTTACCAATATATTTGGCAAGAAGGCAAAGGATATCTTTAGTGAGTTCGATGGTAAGGATTATGAGCAGGAGATTTTTGATGGGGATGTGAAATACCATTTGGGGTGGACTTCTGAACGGAAAGCCAACAATGGAAAAAAAATAATAATGAATATTGCGCCAAACCCTTCCCACTTGGAGACTGTTGGTGCGGTAGTTGAAGGTATCGCCAGGGCAAAGCAGGATGCTCGTTATAAAGACGATTTTTCCAAGGTATTGCCTATTGTAGTGCATGGTGATGCTGCCATTGCAGGGCAGGGATTGGTTTATGAAGTGGTGCAAATGGCAAATTTGGATGGTTATAAAACCAATGGTACCATTCATATTGTTGTAAATAATCAAATTGGGTTTACTACCAATTATTTGGATGCCCGTAGCTCTACTTATTGTACGGACGTGGCCAAAGTAACCTTGAGTCCGGTGCTACATGTTAATTCGGACGATCCGGAGGCAGTTGTTCATGCCTCGCTTTTTGCCTTGGAATTTCGTATGCGTTTTCAAAGGGATGTATTTTTAGATCTTTTGGGGTATAGGAAATATGGGCATAACGAAGGTGATGAGCCGCGTTTTACCCAGCCAAAACTGTATAAAGCAATTGCCAAGCATAAAAACTCGAGGGACATTTATGCTGCAGCATTGATTAAGGAAGGTATTATAGGTGACGGTTTTGTGCAAGAGTTGGAAGAACAATACAAAGCTTCTTTGGAGGAGGAATTGGAAGATTCCAGAAAAGAGGATAAGACCGTGATAACCCCCTTTATGGCCGATGAATGGAGCGGTTATACCCATGTGCGCGAGTGGGAGATGATGGATCCGGTGGATACAAAATACGATAAAAAGAAACTTACGGATATAGCCAAGGTGTTGACAGAGTTGCCCAAGAATAAGAAGTTCTTGCGCAAAGTTGAGAAATTGGTGAACGATCGCAAGGCTATGTTTTTTGAAAATGATACCTTGGATTGGGCCATGGGAGAGCTTTTGGCCTACGGTACTCTTTTGGAGGAAGGTTACGGGGTGCGTATGTCCGGACAGGATGTTGAAAGAGGTACTTTTTCACACCGCCATGCCGTAATGAAAGTGGAAGAAAGTGAGGAGGAAGTAATGCTTTTAAACCACATTTCGGATAAACAGGGAACTTTTCAAATATATAATTCACTTTTATCGGAATATGGTGTAGTTGGTTTTGATTATGGATACGCTATGGCGAGCCCCAATACCTTAACGATTTGGGAAGCTCAATTTGGGGATTTTAGCAATGGTGCCCAGATTATGATAGATCAGTACATATCCGCAGCGGAGGATAAATGGAAATTACAGAATGGTTTGGTAATGCTGTTGCCGCACGGGTACGAAGGTCAGGGCGCAGAACATTCGTCCGCCCGTATGGAGCGATATTTACAATTATGTGCAAGGGATAATATGTATATCGCCGATGTAACTACCCCTGCAAATATGTTCCATTTGTTGAGAAGGCAAATGAAGGTGAATTTCAGAAAGCCTTTAATAGTGTTTACACCAAAAAGTTTGTTGAGGCATCCACGGGCCGTATCAACGGTTGAGGAATTTGCAAACGGGGAATTCCAAACGGTAATTGATGATGCAACCGCCGAGGTGTCCAAAATTAAGAGCATGGTATTCTGTACCGGTAAATTCTATTACGACCTTTTGGCTTATAAGGAGGAAAATAATAGGGAAGACGTAGCCTTGGTAAGGGTAGAACAATTGTTTCCGGTGCCGACAAAGCAAATGAAGGCAATAATGGATAAATATAAAAATGCCGAAGACAAGGTTTGGGCACAGGAGGAA
- a CDS encoding sugar porter family MFS transporter, which produces MNSKILRISLIAALAGFLFGFDTVVISGAEKKLQLLWNSSEAFHGTVVIGMALFGTVIGAILGGIPTNKIGRKNTLIWIGILYSVSAIGSAFANDPVTFGIFRFIGGLGVGASTVAAPSYISEIAPAKDRGRLVGLYQFMLVFGIMVAFMSNYALSNIGENDWRWMVGVEAFPAIIYTLFVLTVPKSPRWLLTKNRTEEAKKILNSINPDLSVEELEAEIAYGEEAGTASENIFMKKYRFPLTLAFLIAFFNQFSGINAFLYYAPRIFEAAGLGESTALLSSIGIGITNLIFTFLGIFLIDRLGRKQLMYFGSIGYIISLSLVAAAFILNWEGMAVPIFLFLFIASHAIGQGAVIWVFISEVFPNHLRGSGQAFGSSVHWVLAWLIPSSIPALFAWVGPGPVFGFFAFMMVLQLLFVIFMMPETKGITLEELSKKLSK; this is translated from the coding sequence ATGAATTCCAAAATACTTCGCATTTCCCTTATTGCCGCCTTGGCGGGATTTTTATTTGGCTTCGACACTGTAGTTATTTCGGGTGCCGAGAAAAAGCTACAACTTTTATGGAATTCCTCCGAAGCTTTTCACGGAACTGTTGTTATTGGAATGGCGCTGTTCGGAACTGTAATTGGAGCTATATTAGGAGGCATTCCCACTAACAAAATTGGCAGAAAAAATACTCTTATTTGGATTGGGATACTCTATTCTGTCTCGGCCATAGGATCTGCTTTTGCCAATGACCCCGTCACCTTCGGAATATTCAGGTTTATAGGCGGATTGGGAGTTGGTGCCTCAACAGTAGCAGCCCCTTCCTATATCTCCGAAATTGCCCCGGCAAAAGACCGTGGAAGATTGGTTGGACTTTATCAGTTTATGCTTGTTTTTGGTATCATGGTGGCCTTCATGTCCAATTACGCCCTGAGCAACATAGGTGAAAACGATTGGCGCTGGATGGTTGGCGTTGAAGCTTTCCCCGCAATAATATATACCTTATTTGTACTTACGGTACCAAAAAGTCCAAGATGGCTATTGACCAAAAACAGGACCGAGGAAGCCAAAAAAATACTCAATTCTATAAATCCGGATCTTTCCGTGGAAGAATTGGAAGCTGAGATCGCCTATGGTGAAGAAGCTGGGACAGCCTCAGAGAATATTTTTATGAAAAAATATCGCTTTCCGTTAACCTTGGCCTTTTTAATTGCCTTTTTCAATCAATTTTCAGGGATAAACGCCTTTTTATATTACGCCCCCCGAATATTTGAAGCGGCAGGTCTGGGTGAAAGCACAGCGCTGCTCAGCAGTATCGGAATAGGTATCACCAACCTTATCTTTACCTTTTTGGGTATATTTCTAATAGACAGACTTGGGCGTAAACAACTAATGTATTTTGGCTCCATTGGCTATATTATTTCCTTGTCGCTGGTAGCCGCGGCATTTATTTTGAACTGGGAAGGCATGGCTGTCCCAATTTTTCTTTTCTTGTTTATTGCATCCCATGCTATAGGCCAAGGAGCTGTAATCTGGGTTTTTATCTCCGAGGTATTTCCAAATCATTTAAGAGGTTCGGGTCAGGCTTTTGGAAGTTCCGTACATTGGGTATTGGCCTGGCTTATTCCCTCCTCCATCCCTGCACTTTTTGCCTGGGTAGGTCCTGGGCCCGTATTTGGATTCTTTGCCTTTATGATGGTTTTGCAGTTGCTCTTTGTAATTTTCATGATGCCGGAAACCAAAGGAATTACCTTGGAAGAACTTAGCAAAAAACTGAGTAAGTAA